A portion of the Oxynema aestuarii AP17 genome contains these proteins:
- a CDS encoding O-acetylhomoserine aminocarboxypropyltransferase/cysteine synthase family protein: MSTNEAQNYKFETLQIHAGQEPAPGTNARAVPIYQTTSYVFDDADHGARLFGLQEFGNIYTRIMNPTNDVFEKRIAALEGGVAALATASGQAAQFLALATICQKGDNIVSTSFLYGGTYNQFKVAFPRLGIDVKFVEGDDPEGFRKAIDENTKAIYVESIGNPECNIPDFALLSHIAHENGIPLVVDNTFGCAGYLCRPIAHGADIVTASATKWIGGHGTSIGGVIVDSGKFDWGNGKFPMFTEPSEGYHGLNFYETFGPQSQFGNIAFIIRARVEGLRDLGGCMSPFNAFLLLQGLETLSLRVQRHADNALALAQWLSDHPKVNWVKYAGLESNPYHAQAKKYLTNGFGCVLNFGIKGGMEAGRTFINHVKLASHLANVGDAKTLVIHPASTTHQQLSEAEQESSGVTPDMVRVSVGIEHIDDIKADFEQAFKAVG; the protein is encoded by the coding sequence ATGTCTACCAACGAAGCCCAGAACTATAAATTTGAAACGCTACAAATCCACGCAGGACAGGAACCCGCGCCGGGAACGAATGCCCGGGCGGTGCCGATTTACCAGACCACGTCCTACGTCTTCGACGATGCCGATCACGGCGCCAGACTGTTTGGCTTACAAGAATTCGGGAATATTTACACCCGAATCATGAACCCGACCAACGACGTCTTCGAGAAGCGGATTGCCGCGTTAGAAGGCGGGGTAGCGGCCCTGGCGACGGCAAGCGGTCAGGCGGCGCAGTTCCTGGCACTGGCGACGATTTGCCAAAAGGGAGATAACATCGTTTCGACGAGTTTCTTGTACGGGGGAACCTACAACCAGTTCAAAGTTGCCTTTCCCCGGTTAGGAATCGACGTCAAATTCGTCGAAGGAGACGATCCCGAAGGCTTCCGCAAGGCGATCGACGAAAACACGAAAGCGATTTACGTCGAAAGCATCGGCAACCCCGAGTGCAACATCCCCGATTTTGCACTCTTATCCCACATCGCCCACGAAAACGGCATTCCCTTAGTCGTAGACAACACCTTCGGCTGTGCGGGATATCTCTGCCGCCCGATCGCCCACGGCGCCGATATCGTCACCGCCTCCGCCACCAAATGGATCGGCGGTCACGGCACCTCGATTGGCGGCGTCATCGTCGATTCGGGTAAATTTGACTGGGGCAATGGCAAATTCCCCATGTTTACCGAACCGTCCGAAGGTTACCACGGCCTCAATTTTTACGAGACCTTCGGACCGCAGAGCCAATTTGGCAACATTGCTTTCATCATCCGCGCCCGAGTGGAAGGGTTGCGCGATTTGGGCGGTTGCATGAGTCCATTTAACGCCTTCTTGCTGTTGCAAGGATTGGAAACCTTATCCTTGCGGGTGCAACGCCATGCGGACAATGCCCTGGCTTTAGCTCAGTGGCTCTCGGATCATCCCAAAGTCAATTGGGTCAAGTATGCGGGATTGGAAAGCAATCCCTATCACGCCCAAGCGAAAAAATACCTGACCAACGGCTTTGGATGCGTGCTCAACTTCGGCATTAAAGGCGGGATGGAAGCGGGACGCACCTTTATCAATCATGTCAAACTGGCGAGTCACCTGGCGAATGTCGGCGATGCGAAGACATTGGTCATCCATCCGGCTTCGACGACTCACCAACAGTTAAGTGAAGCGGAACAAGAGTCTTCTGGGGTGACCCCGGATATGGTCAGGGTCTCCGTGGGAATCGAACATATCGATGATATCAAGGCCGATTTCGAGCAAGCTTTTAAAGCGGTCGGTTAG
- a CDS encoding NAD(P)H-quinone oxidoreductase subunit 4 has product MFSLNIPWLSAILLLPIVACIAIPFIPDKNGKTLRWYALAIGIADFALTVFGFARDYNLSDPNFQLVERYPWVPQLGLNWSLAVDGISMPLILLTGFVTTLAIFASWNVTYKPRLFYTLMLLLYSGQIGVFAASDLLLFFLMWELELVPVYLLISIWGGPKRLYAATKFILYTALASIFILIGGLAMAFYGDTVTFDMAELSAKHYPIALELLLYGGLLISFGVKLPIFPLHTWLPDAHGEASAPVSMILAGVLLKMGGYGLIRLNVEMLPHAHIYFAPVLAILGVVNVVYGALTAFGQENLKRRLACSSISHMGFVLIGIAALNELGISGAVLQMLSHGLIAAALFFLCGVTYERTHTLLIEKMGGMAKSMPKVFALFTAGSMASLALPGMSGFVSELTVFLGLASSYAYSTPFKVVVIFLAAVGLIVTPIYLLSMLRRVFYGKENLGFEFDLQQFVDAKPREIAIAACLLLPIVGIGLYPKVATQTYDVKTTAVATQVQNALPVFAQEQDRLFSGGLFAPKLAPSQTTGLLSIADLGKGA; this is encoded by the coding sequence ATGTTTTCCCTCAACATTCCCTGGCTCAGCGCCATCCTCCTCTTACCCATCGTCGCCTGTATCGCCATCCCCTTCATTCCCGATAAAAACGGCAAAACCCTGCGTTGGTATGCCCTGGCGATCGGAATCGCCGACTTCGCCCTGACCGTCTTCGGCTTCGCCCGAGACTACAACCTCAGCGACCCCAACTTCCAACTCGTCGAACGTTACCCCTGGGTACCGCAACTCGGCTTGAACTGGAGTCTCGCCGTCGATGGCATCTCCATGCCCCTGATTTTGCTGACCGGGTTCGTGACCACCTTAGCGATTTTCGCCTCGTGGAACGTCACCTACAAACCCCGGCTATTTTACACCCTGATGCTGCTGCTCTATAGCGGCCAGATCGGCGTCTTTGCCGCATCCGACCTCTTATTGTTCTTCTTAATGTGGGAACTCGAACTCGTTCCCGTGTACCTGCTCATTTCGATTTGGGGCGGACCGAAACGGCTCTACGCCGCCACTAAATTTATTCTTTATACTGCATTAGCCTCTATCTTTATTTTGATCGGTGGCTTGGCCATGGCCTTCTACGGCGATACCGTCACCTTCGACATGGCCGAACTGAGCGCCAAACACTATCCCATCGCCCTCGAACTGCTGCTGTACGGCGGTTTGTTAATTTCCTTCGGCGTCAAACTGCCGATTTTCCCCCTCCACACCTGGTTACCCGACGCCCACGGCGAAGCCTCCGCCCCCGTTTCGATGATTTTGGCCGGAGTGCTGCTCAAAATGGGGGGTTATGGCTTAATTCGCCTCAACGTTGAAATGCTGCCTCACGCGCACATTTACTTCGCTCCCGTCCTCGCTATTTTAGGCGTCGTCAACGTCGTTTACGGGGCGCTGACCGCCTTCGGACAGGAAAATCTCAAGCGTCGTCTCGCTTGTTCGTCGATTTCCCACATGGGATTTGTGTTAATCGGAATTGCCGCCCTCAACGAGCTGGGAATTAGCGGCGCCGTCTTGCAAATGCTGTCCCACGGTTTGATTGCTGCCGCCTTGTTCTTCCTGTGCGGCGTTACCTACGAACGGACTCATACCCTGCTGATCGAGAAAATGGGCGGTATGGCGAAATCGATGCCGAAAGTATTCGCTTTGTTCACCGCCGGATCGATGGCGTCGTTAGCCTTACCGGGAATGAGCGGTTTTGTCAGCGAATTGACCGTGTTCTTGGGTTTGGCGAGCAGCTACGCTTACAGTACCCCGTTTAAAGTGGTCGTAATTTTCTTGGCGGCGGTCGGTTTGATCGTGACGCCGATTTACCTGCTGTCGATGTTGCGTCGGGTGTTTTACGGGAAAGAAAATTTGGGTTTCGAGTTCGACTTGCAACAGTTTGTCGATGCGAAACCGCGCGAAATTGCGATCGCCGCCTGCTTGTTGTTGCCGATTGTCGGAATCGGGTTGTATCCGAAAGTGGCGACTCAGACTTACGACGTCAAAACGACTGCAGTGGCGACTCAAGTGCAGAATGCGTTACCCGTGTTCGCTCAAGAGCAAGATCGCTTGTTCTCCGGCGGTTTGTTCGCGCCTAAGCTGGCGCCGAGTCAAACGACTGGATTGCTCAGTATTGCGGATTTGGGTAAAGGAGCCTAA
- a CDS encoding 2-phosphosulfolactate phosphatase family protein yields MKLFVYHTPELTPSDRVADCAIAVDVLRATTTMVTALDAGAEAVQVFSDIEQLKQVSEHWPSEKRIRAGERGGSMVDGCDMGNSPLDCTPDRVSGRRLFISTTNGTRALQCVEKAPSVLAAALINRQAVVEFLARKRPETLWIVGSGWEGSFSLEDTVCAGAIAHSLQEMTGISLVDLAGNDETIAAIALYLQWQDRLLELMHHASHGHRLLRLNNSADLEYCAQTDILTTVPVQKEPGVLVKQ; encoded by the coding sequence TTGAAACTATTTGTCTATCACACTCCCGAATTAACTCCGAGCGATCGCGTCGCGGACTGCGCGATCGCCGTCGATGTCCTACGAGCGACAACGACGATGGTTACGGCTCTGGATGCAGGTGCCGAAGCCGTTCAGGTCTTCAGCGATATCGAGCAGTTAAAACAAGTTAGCGAACATTGGCCGTCCGAGAAACGAATTCGGGCGGGAGAACGCGGCGGATCGATGGTTGACGGGTGTGACATGGGGAATTCTCCCCTGGACTGCACGCCGGACCGGGTGAGCGGACGCCGTTTGTTTATCAGTACGACGAACGGAACCCGCGCCCTGCAGTGCGTAGAAAAGGCGCCGTCGGTGTTGGCGGCGGCGTTAATCAATCGCCAAGCGGTCGTCGAGTTTCTGGCTCGGAAGCGTCCCGAAACCCTTTGGATTGTCGGTTCCGGTTGGGAAGGGAGTTTTTCTTTAGAAGATACGGTGTGTGCGGGGGCGATCGCCCACAGCTTGCAGGAGATGACGGGCATTTCCCTCGTCGATTTGGCTGGAAATGACGAAACGATCGCCGCGATCGCCCTTTACTTGCAATGGCAAGACCGCCTGTTAGAACTGATGCACCACGCCAGCCACGGTCATCGCTTGCTGCGCTTGAACAACTCCGCCGATTTGGAGTATTGCGCCCAAACCGATATCCTCACCACGGTCCCGGTTCAAAAAGAACCCGGGGTTTTGGTCAAACAATAA
- a CDS encoding lipid-A-disaccharide synthase-related protein, translated as MKLLCLSNGHGEDAIAVRILRQLQQQDHSLERFVLPLVGEGRAYETLEGVSFIGPVKKMPSGGFIYMDGRQFWGDLRQGLIQLTWAQLQAVRHWAKQGGVILAVGDILPLLMAWASGAEYVFVGTAKSEYYLRDEAGVLPRRTWFEGLESWSGSVYLPWERWLMRHRRCRAVFPRDSLTTETLVKFGIAALDLGNPMMDDLEVDRPAPVFDDRDAERKETERSLVVTLLPGSRVPEAYRNWQQILAAVAGLVEANPRRPQIFLGAIAPDLSLEHLGQELENFGWHKIDDRAPIAVPESLEPLFSRASSALYQQQSATVLLTCEGFVECLREGDLALAMAGTATEQFIGLGKPAIAFPGGGPQFTPAFAEAQSRLLGPSLILLDRPDRAAGAIADLLRDPDTLQAIATNGGRRMGEPGAARRIARHLCQCWQTDRSFPRR; from the coding sequence ATGAAACTACTGTGTTTGAGTAACGGTCATGGGGAAGATGCGATCGCCGTTCGCATTTTGCGCCAACTGCAACAACAAGACCATTCCCTAGAACGGTTCGTTTTACCCCTGGTCGGGGAGGGACGGGCTTACGAAACCCTCGAAGGGGTCAGCTTTATCGGTCCGGTCAAAAAAATGCCCTCCGGGGGATTTATCTATATGGACGGACGCCAATTCTGGGGCGATCTTCGTCAGGGCTTAATTCAACTGACCTGGGCGCAGTTGCAGGCGGTGCGCCATTGGGCGAAACAGGGAGGAGTTATTTTAGCCGTCGGCGATATTTTACCGTTGTTGATGGCGTGGGCCAGTGGGGCCGAGTATGTCTTTGTCGGAACGGCGAAATCGGAATATTACTTGCGCGACGAAGCCGGGGTTTTACCCCGTCGAACCTGGTTCGAGGGTTTGGAAAGCTGGTCGGGTTCGGTTTATCTGCCGTGGGAACGCTGGTTGATGCGACATCGGCGCTGTCGGGCCGTATTCCCGAGGGATTCTTTGACCACGGAAACGTTAGTGAAATTTGGGATTGCGGCGCTCGATTTAGGCAATCCGATGATGGACGATTTGGAGGTCGATCGCCCGGCGCCTGTTTTTGACGATCGCGATGCGGAACGCAAGGAAACGGAACGATCTCTGGTGGTGACCCTGTTACCGGGATCGCGGGTTCCGGAAGCTTACCGGAATTGGCAGCAAATTCTGGCGGCGGTGGCGGGTTTAGTCGAAGCCAATCCCCGACGCCCGCAGATTTTTCTAGGGGCGATCGCCCCGGATCTCAGTCTCGAACATTTAGGGCAAGAATTAGAAAATTTCGGTTGGCATAAAATTGACGATCGCGCGCCCATTGCCGTTCCCGAATCCCTAGAACCCTTATTTTCGAGAGCGTCGAGCGCCCTCTACCAGCAGCAAAGCGCAACGGTGCTGTTAACCTGCGAAGGCTTTGTCGAATGCTTGCGCGAGGGGGATCTCGCCTTGGCCATGGCGGGAACGGCGACGGAGCAGTTTATCGGTTTAGGTAAACCGGCGATCGCCTTTCCCGGAGGCGGCCCGCAATTTACCCCCGCTTTTGCCGAGGCTCAAAGTCGGTTACTCGGACCGTCGTTAATTTTGCTCGATCGCCCCGATCGTGCGGCGGGGGCGATCGCCGATTTGTTGCGCGATCCCGATACGTTACAGGCGATCGCCACGAACGGAGGGCGCCGCATGGGCGAACCGGGAGCCGCACGCCGAATTGCCCGACACCTTTGCCAATGTTGGCAAACCGATCGATCCTTTCCCCGTCGGTAG